A genomic region of Limnohabitans curvus contains the following coding sequences:
- a CDS encoding FIST signal transduction protein — protein MKLFPYGHATHPQWEMAAGLVLAQLRAHMALPEYASAPHLGLLYITDHYANHAQAILAHLSAELPEVTDWAGTVGVGIAANNVEYFDEPALSVMLCDIAPEHYRVFSGVAPLAQAGTTGSHFVPHTALLHADAQTPDVPELIAELAQRTASGYVFGGLAASRRDVVQFALNGDGNMAGQGKASGVFHGGLSGVAFDADVAMVSRVTQGCLPVAKAHTITSADNHVVLTLDNEPALDVLERDLEINLTDTQPAIAKVRATLVGLSAEHDASIKRTGEFDDAVLVRHIIGIDPAREAVAVAQPVDVGMRLTFCQRNAAAARADLTRICAEIREALEPEEMTADLAGALTADTNINPHPARRMAGAIYVSCAGRGGPHFGGESAEMHIVRRALGDVPLVGFFAGGEIAHQALHGYTGVLTVFTTEV, from the coding sequence ATGAAACTCTTTCCCTACGGCCATGCCACACATCCGCAGTGGGAGATGGCTGCAGGGTTGGTGCTCGCGCAGTTGCGCGCGCACATGGCATTGCCCGAATACGCCAGTGCCCCGCACTTGGGGTTGCTCTACATCACCGACCATTACGCCAACCATGCGCAAGCTATCTTGGCGCACTTGAGCGCGGAGTTGCCCGAGGTCACCGATTGGGCGGGCACGGTGGGTGTAGGCATTGCGGCCAACAACGTGGAGTACTTTGATGAGCCCGCGCTCAGCGTGATGCTGTGCGACATTGCGCCCGAACACTACCGTGTGTTCAGTGGCGTGGCGCCATTGGCGCAAGCGGGGACGACAGGCAGTCACTTTGTGCCGCACACCGCGCTCTTGCATGCAGATGCCCAGACACCCGACGTGCCCGAGTTGATCGCCGAATTGGCGCAGCGCACGGCCAGTGGCTATGTGTTTGGTGGTTTGGCCGCCAGCCGTCGCGATGTGGTGCAGTTTGCGCTGAATGGTGACGGCAACATGGCCGGGCAAGGCAAAGCCTCAGGCGTGTTTCATGGCGGCTTGAGTGGGGTGGCCTTTGATGCTGATGTGGCCATGGTGTCGCGCGTGACGCAAGGCTGCTTGCCCGTGGCCAAAGCACACACCATCACCAGCGCCGACAACCACGTGGTGCTGACCTTAGACAACGAGCCTGCCCTGGATGTGCTGGAACGTGACTTAGAGATCAACCTCACCGACACCCAGCCTGCCATTGCCAAAGTGCGCGCGACGCTGGTGGGTTTGTCGGCAGAACATGATGCATCGATCAAACGTACCGGGGAATTTGACGATGCGGTGTTGGTGCGTCACATCATCGGCATCGACCCTGCGCGTGAAGCGGTGGCCGTGGCGCAGCCTGTGGACGTGGGCATGCGCCTGACGTTTTGTCAACGCAACGCAGCCGCTGCGCGTGCCGATCTGACGCGTATTTGTGCCGAAATTCGGGAAGCCCTAGAGCCTGAAGAAATGACCGCCGATTTGGCAGGCGCCTTGACTGCCGACACCAACATCAACCCACACCCAGCCCGCCGAATGGCGGGCGCCATTTATGTGAGCTGTGCGGGACGTGGCGGCCCCCACTTTGGCGGGGAGAGTGCCGAGATGCACATCGTTCGTCGCGCTTTGGGGGATGTTCCGCTGGTGGGCTTCTTTGCGGGTGGCGAGATCGCCCACCAAGCGCTGCATGGTTACACCGGCGTGTTGACGGTGTTCACCACCGAGGTGTAA
- a CDS encoding PhaM family polyhydroxyalkanoate granule multifunctional regulatory protein encodes MTNPTGFDFTKFVPGFDFLKNLTPGNASSASATAPGWVAPTLDPEELEKRIQELKTVQFWLEQNAKAVGATIQALEVQRMTLATLKGMNMSFNDLAESLKVKPQEAAPAASQYAFTQAEPTQAAPEPEAPKAEPKASKLRSKKAATSGVDPSHWWGALTDQFQHIAAQAMTDMAHRAQAHAATETAAPAAKKTAAKTAARKSAAPKTAARKTTARKTAAKAKR; translated from the coding sequence ATGACCAACCCCACCGGTTTTGATTTCACAAAGTTCGTACCGGGCTTTGACTTCCTAAAGAACTTAACGCCTGGTAACGCATCGTCAGCTTCGGCGACGGCCCCGGGATGGGTCGCCCCCACACTCGACCCAGAAGAGTTGGAAAAGCGCATTCAAGAACTCAAGACCGTGCAGTTTTGGCTTGAGCAAAACGCCAAAGCCGTGGGGGCCACCATTCAGGCGTTGGAGGTGCAGCGCATGACGTTGGCCACCCTCAAGGGCATGAACATGAGCTTCAACGATTTGGCCGAATCGCTCAAGGTCAAGCCGCAAGAGGCGGCACCTGCGGCGTCTCAATACGCATTCACACAAGCTGAACCAACCCAGGCAGCGCCTGAGCCTGAGGCACCCAAGGCGGAGCCCAAAGCTAGCAAATTGCGCAGCAAAAAAGCAGCGACTTCAGGCGTCGACCCCTCACATTGGTGGGGTGCGTTGACCGACCAGTTTCAGCACATTGCCGCACAAGCCATGACGGACATGGCCCATCGCGCCCAAGCGCATGCGGCGACAGAGACTGCCGCACCTGCTGCCAAAAAGACAGCCGCCAAAACAGCTGCGCGCAAGTCTGCCGCACCTAAAACAGCGGCACGAAAAACGACTGCACGCAAAACTGCCGCTAAAGCGAAACGATGA
- a CDS encoding copper chaperone PCu(A)C produces MPFAKYLITAAFTTVCTVSAFAQNVTVTDAWARATVQGQKATGAFMKITAKDNAKLVGVSSPVAGVAEIHEMKMDKDVMRMNALPNGLDLPAGKAVELKPGGYHVMLMDLKAPLAKDSTVPVTLMFEDVKGVKSKVELKVQVGMQAPMMQHQKQMEHNHGDHKH; encoded by the coding sequence ATGCCATTCGCCAAATACCTCATCACCGCCGCATTCACCACCGTGTGTACCGTCAGTGCCTTCGCCCAAAACGTGACCGTTACCGACGCATGGGCACGCGCCACGGTGCAAGGCCAAAAGGCCACCGGTGCGTTCATGAAAATCACCGCCAAAGACAACGCCAAATTGGTGGGCGTGAGCAGCCCTGTGGCGGGCGTGGCTGAGATTCACGAAATGAAGATGGACAAAGACGTGATGCGCATGAACGCCTTGCCCAACGGTCTAGACCTGCCCGCTGGTAAAGCGGTGGAGCTCAAACCCGGCGGCTACCACGTGATGTTGATGGACTTGAAAGCACCGTTGGCCAAAGACAGCACCGTGCCTGTGACCTTGATGTTTGAAGATGTCAAAGGTGTGAAATCAAAGGTGGAGCTTAAGGTGCAAGTGGGGATGCAAGCGCCCATGATGCAACATCAAAAACAGATGGAACACAACCACGGTGACCACAAGCACTGA
- a CDS encoding YcnI family protein encodes MTKHFKTLAQCVLVSVTCAALQAHAHITLAESQAVAGSYYKATLRVGHGCNGAATTGITVHVPAGLQAAKPQPKMGWTLAVQKAKLAQPYNSHGKTVTEDVVTLQWTASQDAALPDAQFDEFAFMGRLPDQAGPLWVKVLQTCERGQNDWSDLPASGTSTRGLKQPAALLDVQAAPKHEHHH; translated from the coding sequence ATGACGAAACATTTCAAAACACTAGCGCAGTGTGTGCTGGTCAGCGTGACATGCGCGGCGCTGCAAGCGCACGCCCACATCACCTTAGCCGAGTCACAAGCGGTGGCGGGCAGCTATTACAAAGCCACGCTACGTGTGGGCCACGGTTGCAACGGGGCCGCCACCACGGGCATCACGGTGCATGTGCCTGCAGGGCTTCAAGCTGCCAAGCCTCAACCCAAGATGGGCTGGACGCTGGCGGTCCAAAAAGCCAAGCTCGCGCAGCCCTACAACAGCCACGGCAAAACGGTGACCGAGGATGTGGTGACTTTGCAGTGGACTGCCAGCCAAGACGCGGCATTGCCCGATGCGCAGTTTGACGAGTTCGCGTTCATGGGCCGCTTGCCCGATCAAGCCGGCCCTTTGTGGGTGAAGGTTTTGCAAACCTGCGAGCGCGGTCAAAATGACTGGTCAGATCTACCTGCCAGTGGCACCTCAACGCGCGGTTTGAAGCAACCCGCTGCGCTGCTGGACGTGCAAGCCGCACCCAAACACGAACACCACCATTAA
- a CDS encoding dicarboxylate/amino acid:cation symporter — protein sequence MSNALTQKPIYKSLYAQVLFAVVVGVLLGHFYPQVGTDMKPLGDGFIKLIKMIIAPIIFCTVVVGIAGMEDMKKVGKTGGLALLYFEVVSTLALIIGLLIVNFVQPGVGMNVDPTTLDTKGIAAYTAPGKMQGTVDFLLNVIPTSVVDAFAKGEILQVLLFSILFGFALHKFGGRGTMVFDFIEKLSHVLFDIVGIIMKVAPIGAFGAMAFTIGKYGVASLFSLGKLMGTFYLTCLIFVFVVLGLISKLHGFSIWKFVKYIKEELLIVLGTSSSESVLPRMMEKLENLGARKSVVGLVIPTGYSFNLDGTSIYLTMAAVFIAQATDTPMSLTQQLTLLAVLLMTSKGAAGITGSGFIVLAATLSAVGGVPVAGLALILGIDRFMSEARALTNLVGNGVATLVVAKWTGDLDMQRLHDGLNNPTPEELEAPEVILDQKEAHMAAKH from the coding sequence ATGTCCAACGCGCTCACCCAAAAACCTATCTACAAATCGCTCTACGCCCAAGTGCTATTCGCCGTGGTCGTGGGCGTTTTGCTCGGCCACTTCTACCCACAAGTCGGCACTGACATGAAGCCCTTGGGCGACGGCTTCATCAAGCTCATCAAGATGATCATCGCGCCCATCATCTTCTGTACCGTGGTGGTGGGCATCGCCGGCATGGAAGACATGAAGAAGGTCGGCAAGACCGGTGGCTTGGCGCTGCTGTACTTTGAAGTGGTCAGCACTTTGGCACTGATCATTGGCTTGCTCATCGTCAACTTTGTGCAGCCAGGCGTGGGCATGAATGTGGACCCCACCACGCTCGACACCAAAGGCATTGCCGCCTACACCGCACCCGGCAAGATGCAAGGCACCGTGGACTTCTTGTTGAACGTCATCCCCACCTCGGTGGTCGATGCGTTTGCGAAAGGCGAAATCTTGCAAGTGTTGCTGTTCTCCATCTTGTTTGGCTTTGCACTGCACAAGTTCGGCGGCCGCGGCACGATGGTGTTTGACTTCATCGAAAAGTTGTCACACGTGTTGTTTGACATCGTGGGCATCATCATGAAAGTGGCCCCCATCGGCGCGTTTGGCGCGATGGCCTTCACCATTGGCAAGTACGGTGTGGCCTCGTTGTTCTCGCTCGGCAAATTGATGGGCACGTTCTATCTGACGTGTTTGATTTTTGTGTTCGTGGTACTGGGGCTCATCAGCAAGTTGCACGGCTTCAGCATCTGGAAGTTCGTGAAGTACATCAAAGAAGAATTGCTCATCGTGTTGGGCACGTCTTCTTCTGAATCTGTGTTGCCACGCATGATGGAAAAGCTGGAAAACCTTGGCGCACGCAAATCGGTTGTGGGCTTGGTCATTCCGACTGGCTACTCGTTCAATTTGGACGGCACATCCATCTACCTCACCATGGCGGCTGTGTTCATTGCGCAAGCCACCGACACGCCGATGAGCCTGACACAACAGCTCACCTTGTTGGCGGTTTTGTTGATGACCTCCAAAGGCGCAGCGGGAATCACCGGCAGTGGTTTCATCGTGTTGGCCGCGACCTTGTCAGCCGTGGGCGGCGTGCCTGTGGCGGGCTTGGCGCTGATCTTGGGCATTGACCGCTTCATGTCTGAAGCACGCGCGCTAACCAACTTGGTGGGCAACGGCGTGGCGACTTTGGTGGTGGCCAAGTGGACGGGCGACTTAGACATGCAACGCTTGCATGACGGCCTGAACAATCCAACCCCCGAAGAACTGGAAGCGCCTGAGGTCATCCTTGACCAAAAAGAAGCGCACATGGCGGCAAAGCACTAA
- the tgt gene encoding tRNA guanosine(34) transglycosylase Tgt: MLKFDVLAKDTSSHARRGTLTLNHGVVQTPIFMPVGTYGTVKGVMPRSLEEMGAQIILGNTFHLWMRPGLDVMQSFGGLHDFERWNKPILTDSGGFQVWSLGAMRKITEEGVTFASPVNGDKLFMSPEVSMQIQTTLNSDIVMQLDECTPYETKGHLTTEAEARKSMEMSRRWAVRSKDEFARLENPNALFGIVQGGMFTNLRQESLDALVEMNFPGYAVGGVSVGEPKDQMLEIMAHTPHRLPEHKPRYLMGVGTPEDLVQGVADGVDMFDCVMPTRNARNGTLFTRFGDLKIRNARHKADHGPLDSTCTCYTCAGHTRPDGTSSGGFSRAYLHHLDRCGEMLGPMLTTVHNLHYYLNLMREVREALEVGQFGAFRAKFKEDRARGV, from the coding sequence ATGTTGAAGTTTGACGTTCTCGCCAAAGACACATCCAGCCACGCACGCCGCGGCACGCTCACGCTCAACCACGGTGTGGTGCAAACGCCCATCTTCATGCCCGTGGGCACCTACGGCACGGTCAAAGGCGTGATGCCGCGCAGCCTCGAAGAAATGGGCGCGCAAATTATTTTGGGCAACACCTTCCACCTGTGGATGCGCCCCGGCCTCGATGTGATGCAAAGCTTTGGCGGCCTGCACGACTTTGAGCGTTGGAACAAACCCATCCTCACCGACAGTGGCGGTTTTCAAGTGTGGTCGCTGGGCGCGATGCGCAAAATCACCGAAGAAGGGGTGACGTTTGCCTCACCCGTGAACGGCGACAAGCTGTTCATGTCGCCCGAGGTGAGCATGCAAATTCAAACCACGCTCAACAGCGACATCGTGATGCAGCTCGACGAGTGCACACCCTATGAAACCAAAGGCCACCTCACCACGGAAGCAGAAGCCCGCAAGTCGATGGAGATGAGCCGTCGCTGGGCCGTGCGCAGCAAAGACGAATTTGCGCGCTTAGAAAACCCCAATGCCTTGTTTGGCATCGTGCAAGGTGGCATGTTCACCAACCTGCGTCAAGAGTCACTCGACGCGTTGGTGGAGATGAACTTCCCCGGCTACGCCGTGGGCGGCGTGAGCGTGGGTGAGCCCAAAGACCAAATGCTCGAAATCATGGCGCACACGCCCCACCGCTTGCCCGAGCACAAACCACGCTACTTGATGGGCGTGGGCACGCCCGAAGACTTGGTGCAAGGCGTGGCCGATGGCGTGGACATGTTTGACTGCGTCATGCCCACACGCAATGCACGCAACGGCACGCTGTTCACCCGCTTTGGCGATTTAAAAATTCGCAATGCCCGCCACAAAGCCGACCACGGCCCGCTCGACAGCACCTGCACCTGCTACACCTGCGCGGGCCACACACGCCCCGACGGCACAAGCAGCGGCGGCTTCAGCCGTGCGTACTTGCACCACCTCGACCGCTGCGGCGAAATGCTCGGCCCCATGCTGACCACCGTGCACAACCTGCACTACTACCTCAACCTCATGCGCGAAGTGCGTGAGGCTTTGGAGGTGGGGCAGTTTGGTGCGTTCCGCGCCAAGTTCAAAGAAGACCGCGCACGCGGGGTTTGA
- a CDS encoding DUF2946 family protein, with amino-acid sequence MRYDIIKRMQRLRHAIQLTRLVLVWFALSIGVAIASPVVNPHGMDLVCTSTGSMKLVMPGDDDVAASSHTLDCPLCASISAPPPALNTTLTQASPLAHAMLPTAAAHIAATTAPPLPSRGPPAVFL; translated from the coding sequence GTGCGATACGACATAATCAAACGCATGCAACGCTTGCGCCACGCCATCCAACTTACCCGCCTTGTGCTGGTGTGGTTTGCGTTGTCGATCGGTGTGGCTATTGCATCGCCAGTCGTCAACCCACATGGCATGGACCTCGTCTGTACCAGCACCGGCAGCATGAAGTTGGTGATGCCGGGTGACGATGATGTGGCTGCCTCTAGCCATACGCTGGACTGTCCGTTGTGTGCATCCATCAGCGCCCCGCCGCCTGCGCTCAACACCACGTTGACGCAAGCGTCCCCTCTGGCCCATGCCATGTTGCCGACGGCTGCAGCGCACATTGCGGCCACCACGGCGCCTCCGCTGCCCTCGCGCGGGCCACCTGCTGTCTTCCTTTAA